A genomic segment from Montipora foliosa isolate CH-2021 chromosome 9, ASM3666993v2, whole genome shotgun sequence encodes:
- the LOC137971538 gene encoding uncharacterized protein, with translation MAPLPLVRLRLPLRAFARVSVDYGGPFITVQGRGKQREKRWLCLFTCLTCRAVHLEMSFGLETDSFLKCFVRMASRRGYPQEIVSDRGTNFIGADRELRELLDSLDRDKIKDQTVSKGVKWCFNPPLAPHFGGVHEVMIKAAKKAIRAILGDADVNDEELITIFTGVKALMNSRPLTYQSANPKDVTPLTPNHFLHGQAGGLSAPASIDEKSFNPRKRWRRIQE, from the coding sequence ATGGCTCCACTGCCCCTTGTCCGACTGCGATTGCCACTTCGAGCATTTGCTCGAGTCTCAGTTGACTATGGTGGCCCTTTTATTACCGTCCAGGGTCGGGGAAAGCAAAGAGAGAAACGCTGGTTGTGTCTATTCACCTGCCTTACATGTCGCGCAGTACATTTGGAGATGTCGTTTGGTTTAGAAACTGACAGTTTTCTTAAGTGTTTTGTTCGAATGGCAAGTCGCCGGGGATACCCTCAAGAGATCGTTAGTGACCGAGGTACAAATTTCATCGGAGCGGACCGGGAACTTCGGGAACTACTGGATAGTCTGGATCGAGACAAGATCAAAGACCAAACTGTAAGCAAAGGAGTGAAATGGTGCTTTAATCCACCTTTGGCGCCCCATTTCGGAGGAGTTCATGAAGTTATGATCAAGGCAGCAAAAAAGGCTATTCGAGCGATCCTTGGTGATGCGGACGTCAACGACGAAGAGTTAATCACAATATTCACTGGTGTTAAAGCGTTGATGAATTCTCGCCCTCTTACATATCAGTCAGCAAACCCGAAAGATGTCACTCCCTTGACTCCAAACCACTTCCTCCATGGTCAAGCAGGAGGACTCTCAGCGCCTGCGTCCATTGATGAAAAATCCTTTAACCCGAGGAAAAGATGGAGAAGAATCCAGGAATAG